A genomic segment from Bradyrhizobium sp. CB1015 encodes:
- a CDS encoding propionyl-CoA synthetase: MNIQGKSRYHEVHARSLADPDGFWAEAAKEIDWIEPAKKIFDSSQGTYGRWFAGGVVNTCYNALDRHVERGRADQVALIHDSPLTGSITKLTYAELLNEVQALAAIMQDFGVAKGDRVILYMPMVPEAVVAMLACARLGAVHSVVFGGFAAKELATRIDDAQPKLILSASCGIEPGRIVQYKPLLDEAIKLASSKPKACIVLQRPQLTCEMTPSRDYDWASLRRKALNDGKRAACVPVAATDPLYILYTSGTTGVPKGVVRDNGGHLVAVKWSMFNLYGVKPGEVWWCGSDIGWVVGHSYIVYGPLLHGATTIMYEGKPVGTPDAGAFWRVISEHKAVAFFTAPTAFRAIRKEDPEGKFIRQYDLSKFRTLFLAGERADPPTVEWAEQQLKVPVIDHWWQTETGWCIAGNPVGLGMLPVKHGSPTVPMPGYQVDVVDEAAKPVGPNTMGSIVIKLPMPPGCLPTLWNQDERFKEAYLSEFPGYYKTSDAGYKDEDGYVFVMGRTDDIINVAGHRLSTGGMEEILASHPDVAECAVLGVKDAIKGEVPCGFLVLKAGVKRPPAEIEKEIIALVRDKLGPVAAFKLAITVGRLPKTRSGKILRGTIKKIADGESWTMPATIEDPKALDEIGEALKGRV; the protein is encoded by the coding sequence ATGAATATCCAGGGCAAAAGTCGCTATCACGAGGTCCATGCGCGCTCGCTGGCCGATCCCGACGGCTTCTGGGCCGAGGCGGCGAAGGAGATCGACTGGATCGAGCCTGCGAAAAAGATCTTCGATTCCTCGCAAGGAACCTACGGCCGCTGGTTTGCCGGCGGCGTCGTCAACACCTGCTACAACGCCCTCGACCGCCACGTCGAACGCGGCCGCGCCGACCAGGTCGCGCTGATCCATGATTCGCCGCTGACGGGTTCGATCACCAAGCTCACCTATGCCGAGCTGCTGAACGAGGTCCAGGCGCTCGCCGCAATCATGCAGGATTTCGGCGTCGCCAAGGGCGACCGTGTCATCCTCTATATGCCGATGGTGCCGGAGGCGGTGGTCGCGATGCTCGCCTGCGCGCGGCTCGGTGCGGTGCACTCGGTGGTGTTCGGCGGCTTTGCCGCGAAGGAGCTTGCCACCCGCATCGACGATGCGCAGCCCAAGCTGATCCTGTCCGCCAGCTGCGGGATCGAGCCCGGCCGCATCGTGCAGTACAAGCCGCTGCTCGACGAGGCGATCAAGCTTGCCAGCAGCAAGCCGAAGGCCTGCATCGTATTGCAACGTCCGCAGCTCACCTGCGAGATGACGCCGAGCCGCGACTACGATTGGGCCAGCCTGCGCCGCAAGGCGCTGAACGACGGCAAGCGCGCGGCTTGCGTGCCTGTCGCCGCGACAGATCCGCTCTACATCCTCTACACATCGGGCACGACCGGCGTGCCGAAGGGCGTCGTGCGCGACAATGGCGGGCATCTCGTCGCGGTGAAATGGTCGATGTTCAACCTCTATGGCGTCAAGCCGGGCGAGGTCTGGTGGTGCGGCTCCGACATCGGCTGGGTGGTCGGCCACAGCTACATCGTCTACGGCCCGCTGCTGCACGGCGCGACCACGATCATGTACGAGGGCAAGCCGGTCGGCACGCCCGACGCCGGCGCGTTCTGGCGCGTGATCTCCGAGCACAAGGCGGTCGCCTTCTTCACCGCTCCGACGGCCTTCCGCGCCATCCGTAAGGAAGACCCGGAAGGGAAATTCATCCGGCAGTACGATCTCTCCAAATTCCGCACGCTGTTCCTCGCCGGCGAGCGTGCCGATCCGCCGACCGTGGAATGGGCGGAGCAGCAGCTGAAGGTGCCGGTGATCGACCATTGGTGGCAGACCGAGACCGGCTGGTGCATCGCCGGCAATCCGGTCGGCCTCGGCATGCTGCCGGTCAAGCACGGCTCGCCGACGGTGCCGATGCCGGGCTATCAGGTCGACGTCGTCGATGAAGCGGCAAAGCCGGTCGGCCCCAACACCATGGGCTCGATCGTCATCAAGCTGCCGATGCCGCCGGGCTGTTTGCCGACGCTGTGGAATCAGGACGAGCGCTTCAAGGAAGCGTATTTGAGCGAATTCCCCGGCTATTACAAAACCTCCGACGCCGGCTACAAGGACGAGGACGGTTATGTCTTCGTGATGGGCCGCACCGACGACATCATCAACGTCGCCGGCCATCGTCTCTCCACCGGCGGCATGGAGGAGATCCTGGCCTCGCATCCCGATGTCGCCGAATGCGCCGTGCTCGGCGTCAAGGACGCGATCAAGGGCGAGGTGCCCTGCGGCTTCCTGGTGCTCAAAGCGGGCGTGAAGCGCCCGCCCGCCGAGATCGAGAAGGAGATCATCGCGCTGGTGCGGGACAAGCTCGGCCCGGTCGCCGCGTTCAAGCTCGCCATCACCGTCGGCCGCCTGCCCAAGACGCGCTCCGGCAAGATCCTGCGCGGCACCATCAAGAAGATCGCCGATGGTGAATCCTGGACCATGCCGGCGACGATCGAGGATCCCAAGGCGCTCGACGAGATCGGCGAGGCGCTGAAGGGACGGGTGTGA
- a CDS encoding OmpW family protein — protein MRRTIRNAARLAVLAAAFGGALASAQAADLPVYTKAPPAVEAWNPWMIRLRVLGVLPDGGNSTVNVTGVPALSSPNSGLHISNQVVPELDISYFFTPNIAAELILGVTRHHLTGSGTLQGLDIGKTTLLPPTLTLQYHFTNFGAFKPYIGAGVNYTVFFNNSASNIPFGGLAVTNLHVSNQWGGAVQFGFDYMLDKHWGLNVDVKKLWLQPNYSATVNGAIPVTGTAHIDPWLVGAGVTYKF, from the coding sequence ATGCGAAGGACAATTCGGAATGCCGCACGGCTGGCAGTGCTCGCCGCCGCGTTCGGCGGCGCGCTTGCATCGGCGCAAGCTGCGGATCTACCAGTCTATACCAAGGCGCCGCCGGCGGTGGAGGCCTGGAATCCCTGGATGATCCGTCTGCGCGTGCTCGGCGTTTTGCCGGACGGCGGTAACAGCACGGTCAATGTCACGGGTGTGCCAGCGCTGTCGTCGCCGAACTCTGGCCTTCACATCAGCAACCAGGTCGTCCCCGAACTCGACATCTCCTATTTCTTCACCCCGAACATCGCGGCTGAGTTGATCCTCGGCGTAACACGGCATCACCTAACCGGATCGGGCACGCTCCAAGGGCTCGATATCGGAAAAACCACGCTGCTGCCGCCGACGCTCACCCTGCAATACCATTTCACCAATTTCGGCGCCTTCAAGCCCTATATCGGCGCCGGCGTGAACTACACGGTGTTCTTCAACAATTCGGCGTCGAACATCCCGTTCGGCGGCCTCGCCGTCACCAACCTGCATGTCAGCAACCAGTGGGGCGGTGCCGTGCAATTCGGCTTCGACTACATGCTCGACAAGCATTGGGGCCTCAACGTGGACGTGAAGAAGCTGTGGCTCCAGCCGAACTACTCGGCCACGGTCAACGGCGCGATCCCGGTTACCGGCACCGCGCATATCGATCCGTGGCTGGTCGGTGCAGGCGTGACGTACAAGTTCTGA
- a CDS encoding DUF1013 domain-containing protein, with the protein MSNAPLMPKATAVWLLDNTALTFDQVADFTKMHPLEVRAIADGDAAQGIKGMDPLSNGQLTREEIEKGEKNPDYRLRLQESKVVLPPQPKRKGPRYTPVSRRHERPSAILWLLRNHPELKDAQIMRLVGTTKSTIASVRDRTHWNTSSLTPIDPVTLGLCSQIELDFEVQRAAKEKPIDAAYGGATLLPASETTRKDEYEPAEKSSDDLNVDAVFAKLKTLGGKKHENEEE; encoded by the coding sequence ATGAGCAACGCACCTCTGATGCCCAAGGCGACCGCCGTTTGGCTGCTCGACAACACCGCGCTGACCTTCGACCAGGTCGCCGATTTCACCAAGATGCATCCCCTCGAGGTGCGCGCCATCGCCGACGGCGACGCGGCCCAGGGCATCAAGGGCATGGATCCCCTCTCCAATGGCCAGCTGACCCGCGAGGAGATCGAGAAGGGCGAGAAGAACCCGGACTACCGGCTCCGCCTCCAGGAGAGCAAGGTGGTGCTGCCGCCCCAGCCCAAGCGCAAGGGCCCGCGTTATACCCCGGTCTCGCGCCGCCATGAGCGCCCGAGCGCCATCCTCTGGCTGCTGCGCAACCATCCGGAGCTCAAGGACGCTCAGATCATGCGCCTGGTCGGCACCACCAAGAGCACGATCGCCAGCGTGCGCGACCGTACCCACTGGAACACCTCGTCGCTGACCCCGATCGACCCGGTCACCCTCGGCCTGTGCTCGCAGATCGAGCTCGATTTCGAGGTCCAGCGCGCGGCGAAGGAAAAGCCGATCGACGCAGCCTATGGCGGCGCCACCCTGCTGCCGGCCTCCGAGACCACCCGCAAGGACGAGTACGAGCCCGCGGAGAAGTCCAGCGACGACCTCAACGTCGACGCCGTGTTCGCCAAGCTGAAGACGCTCGGCGGCAAGAAGCACGAGAACGAGGAGGAGTAG
- the ispH gene encoding 4-hydroxy-3-methylbut-2-enyl diphosphate reductase: MSAKPDLKIVLCSPRGFCAGVVRAIDTVERALDKYGAPVYVRHEIVHNKYVVDGLKKKGAIFVEELAEIPENATAPVVFSAHGVPKSVPADAQSRNLFSLDATCPLVTKVHREAAIHFKRGREIFLIGHSHHPEVVGTLGQLPPGAVTLIETAEDAKTITPKDPNNLAFVTQTTLSIDDTAEIVALLKERFPNINGPHKEDICYATTNRQLAVKKVAPVVDALIVVGAPNSSNSQRLREVAEREGCKIAVLAQRATDIDWGRFGNIKSLGITAGASAPEVIVEEIMDAFAERYTLHVETVSAAEENEFFPLPRQVRPEAAAE; this comes from the coding sequence ATGTCAGCCAAACCAGACCTCAAGATCGTGCTTTGTTCTCCCCGCGGCTTCTGTGCCGGGGTGGTCCGGGCGATCGACACCGTGGAACGGGCGCTCGATAAGTACGGCGCCCCCGTCTATGTTCGCCATGAGATTGTGCACAACAAGTACGTCGTCGATGGGTTGAAGAAGAAGGGCGCCATCTTCGTCGAGGAGCTCGCCGAAATTCCTGAGAATGCCACCGCGCCGGTGGTGTTCTCGGCCCACGGCGTGCCGAAGTCGGTTCCGGCCGACGCTCAGTCCCGCAACCTGTTCTCGCTGGATGCGACCTGTCCGCTGGTGACCAAGGTGCATCGCGAGGCCGCGATCCACTTCAAGCGCGGCCGCGAGATCTTCCTGATCGGCCATTCCCACCATCCTGAGGTGGTCGGCACGCTCGGCCAGCTGCCGCCCGGCGCCGTGACCCTGATCGAGACCGCCGAGGACGCCAAGACCATCACGCCGAAGGACCCCAATAACCTCGCCTTCGTGACCCAGACCACGCTGTCGATCGACGACACCGCGGAGATCGTCGCGCTGCTCAAGGAGCGCTTCCCGAACATCAACGGGCCGCACAAGGAAGACATCTGCTACGCCACCACCAACCGCCAGCTCGCGGTGAAGAAGGTGGCGCCGGTGGTGGACGCGCTGATCGTCGTCGGGGCTCCCAATTCGTCGAACTCGCAGCGCCTGCGCGAGGTTGCCGAGCGTGAGGGCTGCAAGATCGCGGTGCTGGCGCAGCGCGCCACCGACATCGACTGGGGCAGGTTCGGCAACATCAAGAGCCTCGGCATCACCGCGGGCGCGTCCGCGCCGGAGGTGATCGTCGAGGAGATCATGGACGCCTTCGCCGAGCGCTACACGCTGCACGTGGAGACGGTCTCGGCCGCGGAAGAGAACGAGTTCTTCCCGTTGCCGCGTCAGGTGCGCCCCGAAGCCGCCGCCGAGTAG
- a CDS encoding homoserine kinase: MAVYTDVAADELADFLKQYDLGELLSYKGIAEGVENSNFLLHTSKGSFILTLYEKRVAKNDLPFFLGLMTHLAEHGVNCPLPVRGRDGEALRELAGRPAAIITFLEGVWPRKPNATHCAGVGEGLARMHLAGANFAIRRANALSVSGWRPLFDAASNRADEVQPGLRAFLAAELDQLSSGIWPSHLPEGVIHADLFNDNVFFLGDKLSGIIDFTFACNDMLAYDVAICLNAWCFEPDHSFNVTKARAFLNAYGRVRKLSEAEEAALPLLARGAAIRFLLTRLVDWLNVPPGALVKPKDPLEYVRKLRFHQSVTSVRDYGLTPSGLVV; the protein is encoded by the coding sequence ATGGCGGTCTACACCGACGTCGCCGCCGACGAGCTTGCGGATTTCCTGAAGCAATACGATCTCGGCGAATTGCTGTCCTACAAAGGCATCGCCGAGGGCGTCGAGAACTCCAACTTCCTGCTGCACACGAGCAAAGGCTCGTTCATCCTCACGCTCTACGAAAAGCGCGTGGCGAAGAATGATCTGCCGTTCTTCCTCGGACTGATGACGCACCTCGCCGAGCACGGCGTCAATTGTCCGCTGCCCGTGCGGGGACGCGACGGCGAGGCGTTGCGCGAGCTCGCAGGCCGGCCCGCCGCGATCATCACCTTTCTCGAAGGCGTCTGGCCGCGCAAGCCGAACGCAACCCATTGCGCCGGGGTCGGCGAGGGGCTGGCCCGGATGCATCTGGCCGGCGCCAACTTTGCAATTCGGCGCGCCAACGCGCTCTCGGTATCCGGCTGGCGTCCGCTGTTCGATGCGGCTTCGAACCGGGCCGATGAGGTGCAGCCAGGGCTGCGCGCCTTCCTCGCCGCCGAGCTCGATCAGCTCTCGAGCGGGATCTGGCCGAGCCACCTGCCCGAAGGCGTGATCCATGCCGACCTCTTCAACGACAACGTCTTCTTCCTCGGCGACAAGCTCTCCGGGATCATTGACTTCACCTTCGCCTGCAACGACATGCTGGCCTATGACGTCGCGATCTGCCTCAACGCCTGGTGCTTCGAGCCGGATCATTCCTTCAACGTCACCAAGGCGCGTGCCTTCCTCAACGCCTATGGCCGCGTGCGCAAGCTCAGCGAAGCCGAAGAGGCCGCGCTGCCGCTCTTGGCGCGTGGCGCCGCGATCCGCTTCCTGCTGACGCGGCTGGTCGACTGGCTCAACGTGCCGCCGGGCGCGCTGGTCAAGCCGAAGGATCCGCTGGAATATGTCCGCAAGCTGCGCTTCCATCAGAGCGTAACGAGCGTGCGCGACTACGGGCTGACGCCATCGGGGCTGGTCGTGTGA
- the rnhA gene encoding ribonuclease HI, with protein sequence MSELPNVTIYTDGACSGNPGPGGWGAILKFGDKEKELNGGQPHTTNNQMELMAAISALEALKRPCTVDLYTDSQYVRQGITGWIFGWKRNGWRTADKKPVKNVELWQRLDAALKQHEVRWHWVKGHAGHPENERADQLARDGIVKARLQQRVRE encoded by the coding sequence GTGAGCGAGCTTCCCAATGTTACGATCTATACTGACGGCGCCTGCTCGGGAAATCCCGGGCCGGGCGGCTGGGGCGCGATCCTGAAGTTCGGCGACAAGGAGAAAGAGCTGAACGGCGGCCAGCCGCACACCACCAACAACCAGATGGAATTGATGGCGGCGATCTCGGCGCTCGAAGCGTTGAAGAGGCCGTGCACGGTCGATCTCTACACCGACAGCCAGTATGTCCGGCAGGGCATCACCGGCTGGATCTTCGGCTGGAAGCGCAACGGCTGGCGCACCGCCGACAAGAAGCCGGTGAAGAACGTCGAGCTATGGCAACGCCTCGACGCCGCGCTGAAGCAGCACGAGGTCCGCTGGCACTGGGTCAAGGGCCACGCCGGCCACCCCGAGAACGAGCGCGCCGATCAGCTGGCGCGCGACGGGATCGTGAAGGCGCGGTTGCAGCAGCGGGTGAGGGAGTAG
- a CDS encoding peroxiredoxin: MAIQIGDKLPEAKFRVMTAEGPQVKTTDDIFKGKKVALFAVPGAYTGTCHKMHLPSIFLNAYAMKDKGVDTIAIVSVNDAFVMNAWKRDTDQRDEAIFLADGNADFTKAIGMELDASANGLGIRSKRYSMLIEDGVVKKLNLEAMPGKVEVSGGDTLLGQL, from the coding sequence ATGGCGATCCAGATTGGCGACAAGCTGCCCGAGGCGAAATTCCGCGTGATGACGGCGGAAGGCCCGCAGGTGAAGACCACCGACGACATCTTCAAGGGCAAGAAGGTGGCGCTGTTCGCGGTGCCCGGCGCCTATACCGGCACCTGCCACAAGATGCATCTGCCGAGCATCTTCCTCAACGCCTATGCCATGAAGGACAAGGGCGTCGACACCATCGCCATCGTCTCCGTCAACGACGCCTTCGTCATGAACGCCTGGAAGCGCGACACCGACCAGCGCGACGAGGCGATCTTCCTCGCCGATGGCAATGCCGACTTCACCAAGGCGATCGGCATGGAGCTGGACGCCTCCGCCAACGGCCTCGGCATCCGCTCCAAGCGCTATTCGATGCTGATCGAGGACGGCGTGGTGAAGAAGCTGAACCTCGAGGCGATGCCCGGCAAGGTCGAGGTCTCCGGCGGCGATACGCTGCTCGGGCAGCTGTGA
- a CDS encoding integrase core domain-containing protein — translation MRDNSYDRTVERNYLQKWRFLISEYEAVKAGRSPLFKRVGDFYRHHGTCSQTFRKYYNRYLQSGEEADLLPRRRGPKWRERREPEGIETEIVAHRKRGMNRYEIHAVLRETRDTVPSPITIYRVLKRYRLNRRTPAMREEKRRIIKDKLGELGHVDLHQLPRDMFLAPPPVTAYIISLIDSCTRLAWAEVLTSKKALPVMFKTLKMINTLNVTYGLVFQEILSDNGAEFAARTKPGEHPFEAMLLELGIKHRYTRPYRPQTNGKVERFWRTLDDDVIDGATFDNLDHFANELFEYLVYYNNHRPHQALAGQTPKAFAATKTTAIQSAN, via the coding sequence ATGCGAGACAACAGCTATGACCGAACGGTTGAACGCAACTATCTGCAGAAGTGGCGTTTTCTGATTTCGGAGTATGAGGCGGTGAAGGCTGGCCGATCGCCGCTGTTCAAGCGGGTCGGCGACTTCTACCGGCACCACGGGACCTGCTCGCAGACGTTCCGCAAGTATTACAATCGCTATCTGCAGAGCGGCGAGGAAGCGGATCTGCTGCCGCGGCGGCGCGGCCCGAAGTGGCGGGAGCGACGCGAGCCGGAAGGGATCGAGACGGAGATTGTCGCCCATCGCAAGCGGGGGATGAACCGTTATGAGATTCATGCCGTCTTGCGCGAAACGCGCGACACGGTACCTTCGCCGATCACGATCTACCGGGTGCTGAAACGCTACCGCCTGAACCGCCGCACGCCGGCGATGCGTGAGGAGAAACGCCGTATTATCAAGGACAAGCTCGGAGAGCTGGGCCACGTCGATCTGCATCAATTGCCGCGCGATATGTTCCTCGCGCCACCCCCGGTCACGGCCTACATCATCAGCTTGATCGACAGCTGCACGCGTCTGGCCTGGGCAGAGGTCCTGACATCCAAGAAGGCGCTGCCGGTCATGTTCAAGACCCTGAAGATGATCAACACCCTCAACGTCACCTATGGGCTCGTCTTCCAGGAAATCCTGTCCGACAACGGCGCCGAGTTCGCCGCCCGCACCAAGCCGGGCGAGCATCCGTTCGAGGCCATGCTGCTCGAGCTCGGCATCAAACACCGCTACACCCGGCCCTATCGGCCGCAGACCAACGGTAAGGTCGAACGCTTCTGGCGCACCCTCGATGACGACGTCATCGACGGCGCGACCTTCGACAACCTCGACCACTTCGCCAATGAACTGTTCGAGTACCTCGTTTACTACAACAACCACAGACCCCATCAGGCCTTGGCAGGACAAACCCCCAAGGCCTTCGCCGCTACCAAGACCACCGCGATCCAATCAGCGAATTAG
- a CDS encoding long-chain fatty acid--CoA ligase, giving the protein MERIWLKQYPPGVPADIEPTQYASLVDLLEESFTKFADRKAFICMDKSISYRDLDQMSVALAAYLQGRGLQRGARVAIMMPNVLQYPVATAAVLRAGFAVVNVNPLYTPRELEHQLKDSGAEAIIVLENFAHTVEQVIARTQVKHVIVASMGDLLGFKGVIVNLVVRRVKKMVPAWSLPGSVSFNDALSAGRGMALNKPKLSPGDVAFLQYTGGTTGVSKGATLLHRNIVANVLQNDAWLQPALAAPPHVDQLMIVCALPLYHIFALTACYLLGVRAGGCNLLIPNPRDIPGFIKELTKYQVNTFPAVNTLYNGLMHHPDFKKIDFSKLKISNGGGMAVQRPVAEQWKNITGCSIAEGYGLSETSPVLTCNPPTATEFTGSIGIPLPSTYLSIRDDEGNEVPLGQAGEICAKGPQVMSGYWNRPEETAKVMTADGYFRTGDIGVMDEKGYIKIVDRKKDMILVSGFNVYPNEIEEVIASHPGVLECAVIGIPDSKSGEAVKAFVVKKDPNLTAEAVIKFCHEQLTGYKVPKHIEFRNDLPKTNVGKILRRQLRDEKKAQAA; this is encoded by the coding sequence ATGGAGCGCATCTGGCTCAAGCAATATCCGCCCGGCGTGCCCGCCGATATCGAGCCGACGCAATACGCATCGCTGGTCGATCTGCTGGAGGAGAGCTTCACCAAGTTCGCCGACCGCAAGGCGTTCATCTGCATGGACAAGTCGATCAGCTATCGCGACCTCGACCAGATGTCGGTCGCGCTCGCCGCTTACTTGCAAGGCCGCGGGTTGCAGCGCGGCGCGCGTGTCGCCATCATGATGCCGAACGTGCTGCAATATCCGGTCGCAACCGCCGCCGTGCTGCGCGCCGGTTTCGCGGTGGTCAACGTCAACCCGCTCTATACCCCCCGCGAACTCGAGCACCAGCTGAAGGATTCCGGCGCCGAAGCCATCATCGTGCTGGAGAACTTCGCTCACACCGTCGAGCAGGTGATCGCGAGAACGCAGGTGAAGCACGTCATCGTCGCCAGCATGGGCGACCTGCTCGGCTTCAAGGGCGTGATCGTCAACCTCGTCGTCCGCCGGGTCAAGAAGATGGTACCGGCCTGGTCGCTGCCAGGCTCGGTCTCCTTCAACGACGCGCTGTCCGCCGGCCGCGGCATGGCGCTCAACAAGCCGAAGCTGTCGCCGGGTGACGTCGCCTTCCTGCAATATACCGGCGGCACCACCGGCGTCTCCAAGGGCGCCACGCTGCTCCATCGCAACATCGTCGCCAACGTCCTGCAGAACGATGCCTGGCTGCAGCCGGCGCTGGCCGCGCCGCCGCATGTCGACCAGCTCATGATCGTCTGCGCGCTGCCGCTCTATCACATCTTCGCGCTGACGGCCTGCTACCTCCTGGGCGTGCGCGCCGGCGGCTGCAATCTCCTGATCCCGAACCCGCGCGACATACCCGGCTTCATCAAGGAACTGACGAAGTACCAGGTCAACACCTTCCCGGCGGTGAACACGCTCTACAACGGGCTGATGCATCATCCCGACTTCAAGAAGATCGACTTCTCGAAGCTGAAAATCTCGAACGGCGGCGGCATGGCGGTGCAGCGCCCCGTTGCCGAGCAATGGAAGAACATCACGGGCTGCAGCATCGCCGAGGGCTACGGCCTGTCGGAGACGTCGCCTGTCCTGACCTGCAATCCGCCGACGGCGACCGAGTTCACCGGCTCGATCGGCATTCCCCTGCCCTCGACCTATCTCTCCATCCGCGACGACGAGGGCAATGAGGTGCCGCTCGGACAGGCCGGCGAGATCTGCGCCAAGGGTCCGCAGGTGATGTCGGGCTACTGGAACAGGCCGGAAGAGACCGCCAAGGTAATGACCGCGGACGGCTATTTCCGCACCGGCGATATCGGCGTGATGGACGAGAAGGGCTATATCAAGATCGTCGACCGCAAGAAGGACATGATCCTGGTCTCCGGCTTCAACGTCTATCCGAACGAGATCGAGGAAGTGATCGCGAGCCATCCGGGCGTGCTCGAATGCGCCGTGATCGGCATCCCCGATTCCAAGTCCGGCGAAGCGGTGAAGGCCTTTGTTGTGAAGAAGGACCCGAACCTTACCGCCGAGGCCGTGATCAAGTTCTGTCACGAGCAGCTCACCGGCTACAAGGTGCCCAAGCACATCGAATTCCGCAACGACCTGCCGAAGACCAACGTCGGCAAGATCCTGCGCCGGCAGCTCCGCGACGAGAAGAAGGCGCAGGCGGCCTGA
- a CDS encoding D-alanyl-D-alanine carboxypeptidase family protein, whose amino-acid sequence MHALRPLLRKSLFNLFAATLACAALFAPRAAGAEALLLIEADSGKVLQAENATIPWYPASVTKIMTAYVTLKAVKDGRLTLDTLLTVSPTAASQSPSKMGFRPGTQVTVDNALKMMMVKSANDMAVVLAEGVGGSVDGFSAVMNDTARKLGMTQTSYVNPNGLPAEGQITSARDLGILARSFLRDLPEYEYFVHIPAIRFGKRVTGNFNKLIGRYPGADGFKTGFICASGYNLVASATRNGRRLIAVVLGANSGTARAVKAAQLLERGFAQDNLTWLRPSLGTVDNLVPVDATPPNLRDEMCGPNRKRPASDDDDALIAANGGATGSASATGGEAQVTFFTAGLQPPLMKASELMASAPAPTEPVLVYTGPTRTGTALIAAVAADADQQAASKPRGKKSRVAKKPDAADKPKEGNKEGNKEAGTKTAAAKPDAKQADGKGDGKTAAKPAAAKPAGAKHAAAKPDTAKPDAAKPAEKPASGDQAAKPAKPKAAKPAAATKPANNS is encoded by the coding sequence GTGCACGCCCTTCGCCCGCTGCTTCGCAAATCCCTGTTCAACCTGTTCGCTGCGACGCTCGCCTGTGCCGCGTTGTTTGCGCCGCGCGCGGCGGGCGCCGAAGCGCTCCTGCTGATCGAGGCCGACAGCGGCAAGGTGTTGCAGGCCGAAAACGCGACCATTCCCTGGTATCCGGCCTCCGTCACCAAGATCATGACCGCCTATGTGACGCTGAAGGCGGTCAAGGACGGCAGGCTGACGCTCGACACGCTGCTCACGGTGTCGCCGACCGCAGCTTCGCAATCGCCGTCGAAGATGGGGTTCCGCCCGGGAACGCAGGTCACCGTCGACAACGCGCTGAAGATGATGATGGTCAAGTCGGCAAACGACATGGCCGTGGTGCTCGCCGAAGGCGTCGGCGGTTCGGTCGACGGCTTCTCCGCGGTGATGAACGACACCGCGAGAAAGCTCGGCATGACGCAGACGAGCTACGTCAATCCGAACGGCCTGCCCGCCGAAGGCCAGATCACCTCGGCGCGCGACCTCGGGATCTTGGCGCGCTCGTTCCTGCGCGACCTGCCGGAATACGAGTACTTCGTGCACATTCCGGCGATCCGCTTCGGCAAGCGCGTCACCGGCAATTTCAACAAGCTGATCGGCCGCTATCCCGGCGCCGACGGGTTCAAGACCGGCTTCATCTGCGCCTCCGGCTACAACCTTGTCGCCTCGGCCACGCGCAACGGCCGCCGGCTGATCGCGGTGGTGCTCGGCGCCAATTCCGGCACGGCGCGCGCGGTGAAGGCGGCGCAGCTGCTGGAGCGTGGCTTCGCTCAGGACAATCTCACCTGGCTGCGCCCCTCGCTCGGCACCGTCGACAATCTCGTGCCGGTCGATGCCACGCCGCCGAACCTGCGCGACGAGATGTGCGGACCCAACCGCAAGCGGCCGGCCAGCGACGACGACGATGCGCTGATTGCGGCCAATGGCGGCGCGACCGGATCGGCCTCCGCCACCGGCGGCGAGGCCCAGGTCACCTTCTTCACGGCCGGCCTGCAGCCGCCGCTGATGAAGGCTTCCGAGCTGATGGCCTCGGCTCCGGCGCCGACCGAGCCGGTGCTGGTCTATACCGGCCCGACCCGCACCGGCACGGCCCTGATCGCCGCGGTCGCGGCCGACGCCGACCAGCAGGCCGCGTCCAAGCCGCGTGGCAAGAAGTCGCGCGTCGCCAAGAAGCCAGATGCCGCCGACAAGCCCAAGGAGGGCAACAAGGAGGGCAACAAGGAGGCCGGTACGAAGACCGCGGCGGCGAAGCCCGACGCCAAGCAGGCCGACGGCAAGGGCGACGGCAAGACCGCAGCCAAACCGGCCGCTGCCAAGCCGGCCGGCGCCAAGCATGCTGCGGCCAAACCCGATACGGCCAAGCCCGATGCGGCCAAACCTGCGGAGAAGCCTGCAAGCGGCGATCAGGCCGCCAAGCCCGCCAAGCCCAAGGCCGCGAAGCCGGCCGCTGCCACCAAGCCGGCGAACAACAGTTAA